The Musa acuminata AAA Group cultivar baxijiao chromosome BXJ1-3, Cavendish_Baxijiao_AAA, whole genome shotgun sequence genome window below encodes:
- the LOC135623189 gene encoding V-type proton ATPase subunit D-like has product MSGQGQRLTVVPTVTMLGVMKARLVGATRGHALLKKKSDALTVQFRSILKKIVSTKESMGEIMRNSSFALTEVKYVAGDNIKHVVLESVKSASLRVRSRQENVAGVKLPRFEHFVDHGAGDAKSDLTGLARGGQQIQACRVAYVKAIEVLVELASLQTSFLTLDEAIKTTNRRVNALENVVKPRLENTINYIKGELDELEREDFFRLKKIQGYKKREIERQQQAAKNFAEEQYAEKISLKKGISINSAHNLLTVGVEKDEDIIF; this is encoded by the coding sequence ATGTCCGGCCAAGGACAGAGATTGACTGTGGTCCCGACGGTGACGATGCTCGGGGTGATGAAGGCCCGGCTCGTCGGCGCTACCCGAGGCCACGCCCTTCTCAAGAAGAAGAGTGACGCCCTTACGGTGCAATTCCGCTCGATCTTGAAGAAAATTGTCTCCACCAAGGAATCCATGGGTGAGATCATGCGCAACTCCTCCTTTGCCCTCACCGAGGTCAAGTACGTTGCAGGAGACAATATCAAGCATGTGGTGCTTGAGTCCGTTAAATCTGCATCCCTCCGAGTTCGGTCCCGCCAGGAGAATGTTGCTGGCGTCAAGCTACCGCGCTTTGAACACTTTGTCGACCATGGCGCTGGGGATGCCAAGTCGGACCTCACTGGTCTGGCACGCGGTGGCCAACAGATTCAGGCTTGTCGTGTGGCCTATGTCAAGGCAATAGAGGTCCTTGTCGAGCTTGCTTCCCTTCAGACCTCATTCCTTACCCTCGACGAGGCCATTAAGACTACCAACAGGAGGGTCAATGCACTTGAGAATGTTGTCAAGCCACGGCTTGAAAATACAATTAACTACATCAAGGGGGAGCTTGATGAACTTGAACGAGAAGATTTCTTCCGTCTTAAAAAGATCCAAGGGTACAAGAAACGTGAGATTGAACGGCAGCAACAGGCTGCAAAGAATTTTGCTGAGGAACAATATGCAGAGAAGATCTCGCTGAAGAAGGGAATCTCAATAAATTCAGCTCACAACTTGCTCACTGTTGGTGTTGAGAAGGATGAAGATATAATCTTTTGA